A region from the uncultured Holophaga sp. genome encodes:
- the acpP gene encoding acyl carrier protein produces the protein MAEIRKKVIAIIAEQLAKPEDSITENSHFVDDLGADSLDTVEIIMAIEEAFGIEIPESEQEKIKTVGDAITYIEKNAKA, from the coding sequence ATGGCTGAGATCCGCAAGAAGGTCATCGCGATTATCGCTGAACAGCTGGCCAAGCCCGAGGATTCCATCACCGAGAACAGTCACTTCGTCGACGACCTGGGCGCCGACAGCCTGGACACGGTCGAGATCATCATGGCCATCGAGGAGGCCTTCGGCATCGAGATCCCTGAGAGCGAGCAGGAGAAGATCAAGACGGTGGGAGACGCCATCACCTACATCGAGAAGAACGCCAAGGCCTGA
- a CDS encoding DUF481 domain-containing protein codes for MSSSRIAALLALSLTLHAEGPSTPAPPELPKRPWSDVATLSLVSTTGNSEGRTLGFSNDFIYTWGRSALIIKSGILKVSSATVTRSASGNTLDDATVTETRVWSTTAESCFLNLRKEEKILKGDRWYWFSSLGWERNRPSGLDARYTGSLGMGRLLLDGEPTRLRMDLGLGYAEERPTVPDSTTRDGYWTTALNMEFKRKLGASAMYSADLMALEDLSDTQDWQTNLKQALTASLNKTLALKVAYEYRYRRVPKLVAITAYSIDDSSVSLGSVYIPARKLDTLLTTSLVATF; via the coding sequence ATGTCCTCTTCCCGCATTGCCGCCCTCTTGGCCCTGAGCTTGACCCTCCACGCAGAAGGTCCATCCACCCCTGCCCCACCGGAGCTCCCAAAACGCCCCTGGAGCGATGTCGCCACCCTCTCCCTGGTCTCCACCACTGGTAACTCCGAGGGGCGCACCCTGGGCTTCTCCAACGACTTCATCTACACCTGGGGTCGGAGCGCCCTGATCATCAAAAGCGGGATCCTGAAGGTCTCCTCTGCCACGGTGACCCGCTCGGCCTCGGGCAACACCCTGGATGACGCCACAGTCACCGAAACCCGGGTCTGGTCCACCACGGCCGAAAGCTGCTTCCTCAACCTCCGCAAGGAGGAGAAGATCCTCAAGGGCGACCGCTGGTACTGGTTCTCCAGCCTCGGCTGGGAGCGCAACCGCCCCTCCGGCCTGGACGCCCGTTACACCGGCAGCCTGGGCATGGGCCGTCTCCTGCTGGATGGCGAACCCACCCGTCTGAGGATGGATCTGGGCCTCGGCTATGCCGAGGAGCGCCCCACCGTTCCGGACAGCACCACCCGGGACGGCTACTGGACGACTGCCCTGAATATGGAGTTCAAGCGGAAGCTGGGAGCCTCGGCGATGTACAGCGCCGACCTGATGGCCCTCGAGGACCTGTCGGACACCCAGGACTGGCAGACGAACCTCAAGCAGGCCCTGACCGCCTCCCTGAACAAGACCCTGGCCCTGAAGGTCGCCTACGAGTACCGCTACCGCCGGGTGCCCAAGCTGGTGGCGATCACGGCCTACTCCATCGACGACTCCAGCGTCTCCCTGGGTAGCGTTTACATCCCCGCCCGGAAGCTGGACACCCTCCTGACCACCAGCCTGGTGGCCACCTTCTGA
- the fabF gene encoding beta-ketoacyl-ACP synthase II yields MTSVQRRRVVITGMGTVNPCGNSVAETWSSLLEGRSGIGLIDRFDTTDFSCKIAGQVKGFNPDLSIEKKEQKKMDIFIQYAMAATQEAMIDAGFHDAELSIEERERFGVYIGSGIGGLGTIWQEARGYRGPRRTSPFFIPSLIINLAGGNVSIKYGLKGPNSAVATACATGTHAIGDAARLIMHGYADRMVAGGSDSVINELGVGGFSAMRALSTRNDDPLTASRPFDVDRDGFVMGEGAGIVVLEEYEMAKARGAKIYAEVAGYGMSGDAYHMTSPSEDGDGPRRVMTAAVKDAGIDPSQIAYVNAHGTSTPAGDRIECLALKQTFGSHVKDLKVSSSKSMTGHLLGAAGGLETIVSTMALVSGRIPPTINLVNQDPACDLDVTPNVPGSFDGEYALNNNFGFGGTNGCLVLRKV; encoded by the coding sequence ATGACATCAGTCCAGCGCCGCCGTGTGGTCATCACGGGCATGGGGACGGTCAATCCCTGCGGAAACTCCGTAGCCGAGACCTGGAGTTCCCTACTGGAGGGCCGGAGCGGCATCGGCCTCATCGACCGCTTCGACACCACCGACTTCTCCTGCAAGATCGCCGGTCAGGTCAAGGGCTTCAACCCTGACCTGTCCATCGAGAAGAAAGAGCAGAAGAAGATGGACATCTTCATCCAGTACGCCATGGCCGCCACCCAGGAGGCCATGATCGATGCCGGGTTCCACGACGCCGAGCTCTCCATTGAGGAGAGAGAGCGCTTCGGGGTCTATATCGGCTCCGGGATCGGCGGGCTGGGAACCATCTGGCAGGAGGCCCGCGGCTACCGTGGTCCCCGCCGGACGAGCCCCTTCTTCATCCCGAGCCTGATCATCAACCTGGCTGGCGGCAACGTCAGCATCAAATATGGCCTCAAGGGTCCCAACAGCGCTGTGGCCACCGCCTGCGCCACCGGCACCCACGCCATCGGCGATGCTGCCCGCTTGATCATGCACGGCTATGCCGACCGCATGGTCGCCGGGGGCTCCGATTCGGTCATCAACGAGCTGGGCGTGGGAGGCTTCAGCGCCATGCGTGCGCTCTCCACCCGCAACGACGACCCCCTGACCGCCAGCCGGCCTTTTGATGTGGATCGTGACGGCTTCGTCATGGGCGAGGGTGCGGGGATCGTGGTGCTCGAGGAATACGAGATGGCCAAGGCCCGCGGGGCCAAGATCTACGCAGAGGTCGCCGGCTATGGAATGTCGGGTGATGCTTACCACATGACCAGCCCCAGCGAGGATGGTGACGGCCCCCGCCGAGTCATGACCGCCGCCGTCAAGGACGCCGGCATTGACCCCAGTCAGATCGCCTATGTCAATGCCCACGGCACCTCCACCCCTGCCGGGGACCGGATCGAGTGCCTTGCCCTGAAGCAGACCTTCGGCAGCCACGTGAAGGACCTCAAGGTCAGCTCCAGCAAGTCCATGACCGGCCACCTGCTGGGCGCCGCAGGCGGTCTGGAGACCATCGTGTCCACCATGGCTCTGGTGAGTGGCCGGATTCCCCCCACCATCAATCTGGTGAACCAGGATCCCGCCTGCGATCTGGATGTGACCCCCAACGTCCCGGGCAGCTTCGACGGAGAATACGCCCTGAACAACAACTTCGGGTTCGGCGGCACCAACGGCTGCCTGGTCCTCAGGAAGGTCTGA
- a CDS encoding site-specific tyrosine recombinase XerD, translated as MQVTDQRAGWALGWSGSMKEFQAHLAVERGLSVNTVEAYLSDLRLLAAWSIEAGLAPGDLDRDALNRFLVACRGEGRAARSLARLSSAVRQFLGFLRMEGGDGAGPESVASPPRAPRVLPKTLSEGQVDALLIAPDVQTPLGVRDRAWMELFYATGLRVSELAELPALSVFLDEGFLKVMGKGRKERLVPFGEGAEHWIRTWLRLRPGFRPKGGELFVGRRGEPLTRQHLWRLLKGYAVKAGIPSREVSPHVLRHAFATHLLDHGADLRAVQAMLGHADITTTQIYTHVHQARLRSLYDRMHPRST; from the coding sequence ATGCAAGTCACTGATCAGCGGGCCGGATGGGCCCTGGGGTGGAGCGGGTCCATGAAGGAGTTCCAGGCCCATCTGGCGGTGGAGAGGGGGCTCTCCGTCAACACCGTGGAGGCCTACCTTTCGGATCTCCGTCTCCTGGCGGCCTGGTCCATCGAGGCTGGGCTGGCACCGGGGGATCTGGATCGGGATGCGCTCAACCGCTTCCTTGTGGCCTGCCGGGGGGAGGGGCGGGCCGCCCGGAGCCTGGCCAGGCTCTCCTCGGCTGTACGGCAGTTCCTGGGCTTCCTCCGGATGGAAGGCGGGGATGGGGCTGGGCCTGAATCGGTTGCCAGTCCGCCCAGGGCACCCCGCGTGCTGCCGAAGACGCTCAGTGAGGGGCAGGTGGATGCCCTTCTGATCGCACCTGATGTCCAGACCCCGCTGGGGGTCCGGGACCGGGCCTGGATGGAGCTCTTCTATGCCACGGGGTTGCGGGTGAGCGAGCTGGCTGAGCTCCCGGCCCTCTCGGTGTTCCTGGACGAGGGCTTCCTGAAGGTCATGGGCAAGGGGCGGAAGGAACGCCTGGTGCCTTTCGGCGAGGGCGCTGAACACTGGATCAGGACTTGGCTCCGCCTGCGTCCCGGCTTCCGTCCCAAGGGCGGGGAGCTCTTTGTGGGGAGACGCGGCGAACCCCTCACCCGGCAGCACCTCTGGCGCCTGCTCAAGGGCTATGCCGTGAAGGCGGGCATCCCCTCCAGGGAGGTGAGCCCCCATGTCCTCCGCCATGCCTTCGCCACCCACCTGCTTGACCACGGGGCTGATCTCAGGGCCGTCCAGGCCATGCTGGGGCATGCCGACATCACCACCACCCAGATCTACACCCATGTCCACCAAGCGCGTCTGAGGTCGCTCTATGACCGCATGCATCCCCGGAGCACTTGA
- a CDS encoding nitroreductase family protein → MPRPSTFQFHIDPELCTRCGLCVSDCPVRIISQEQKGIPFVEGPKESRCIHCQHCLAVCPVAALSIDGLQPADSQPTTGLPSFEAMDHLVRSRRSIRHYRRENVDPALLSRILASLAHVPTGTNAQQLTFRLIDDLGVMERFRQQTIEALIRADAAGDIPDRYVVLRNAHQAFTKYGIDILFRGAPHLLVVSAPPHVSTPQQDVDLALATFELLAQSAGLGTVWSGFACYALETAPELKTLLGLPRDHAYYAMPFGLPAVRHPRTVQREHSAEIHRVVLS, encoded by the coding sequence ATGCCCCGCCCCTCGACCTTCCAGTTCCACATCGATCCCGAGCTCTGCACCCGCTGTGGCCTCTGCGTCTCCGACTGCCCCGTGCGGATCATCAGCCAGGAGCAGAAGGGCATCCCCTTCGTGGAGGGCCCGAAGGAGAGCCGCTGTATCCACTGTCAGCACTGTCTGGCCGTCTGCCCCGTGGCCGCCCTTTCCATCGATGGGCTGCAACCTGCCGACAGTCAGCCCACCACGGGCCTCCCCTCCTTCGAAGCCATGGACCACCTGGTTCGGAGCCGACGCTCCATCCGGCACTACCGGCGCGAGAATGTCGATCCCGCCCTGCTCTCCCGTATCCTGGCAAGCCTGGCCCATGTGCCCACGGGTACCAACGCCCAGCAGCTCACCTTCAGACTCATTGATGACCTGGGGGTCATGGAGCGCTTCCGTCAGCAGACCATCGAGGCCCTGATCCGCGCCGATGCCGCCGGAGACATCCCCGACCGCTATGTCGTCCTGCGGAACGCCCACCAGGCCTTCACCAAATACGGTATCGACATCCTCTTCCGGGGTGCCCCCCACCTGCTGGTGGTCTCCGCCCCGCCCCATGTCTCCACACCCCAGCAGGATGTGGACCTGGCCCTGGCCACCTTCGAGCTCCTGGCTCAGAGTGCGGGGCTTGGCACAGTCTGGTCCGGTTTCGCTTGCTACGCCCTGGAGACCGCCCCCGAGCTCAAGACCCTCCTGGGCCTGCCCAGGGATCACGCCTACTACGCCATGCCCTTCGGCCTCCCGGCCGTCCGCCACCCACGCACAGTGCAGCGGGAGCACTCCGCCGAAATCCACCGGGTGGTGCTGTCGTGA
- the uvrB gene encoding excinuclease ABC subunit UvrB: MPKALPFKLVSPYAPAGDQPEAIAQLVAGIEAGERCQTLLGVTGSGKTFAMASTIARLNRPALIFAPNKTLAAQLFSEFKQFFPENAVEYFVSYYDYYQPEAYVPERDLFIEKDAKVNDELEKLRLNATRCLLERRDTIVVASVSCIYGLGDPSSYLNLSVSMAVGDTLDRGILLRNLVAIQYARNQMSFEPGVFRVRGDVVEVYPAYEDVAYRIELWGDEIERLSKIDPLTGKVLEKLDQLTIWPKSHYVTPQDKLEVAIRQIKAELEERENQYRSEGRIVELQRLHQRTIYDIEMMKEMGYCSGIENYSRFLDGRQPGEPPHTLLDYFPEDFILFMDESHVATGQLHGMYNGDRSRKSTLVDFGFRLPAALDNRPLKFEEFETRVNQVIYVSATPGNYELEQCGGVVVEQVVRPTGLVDPIVEVRPVGNQVDDLLEEIRQVVARDERVLVTVLTKKLAEQLTSYYQELGVKAEYLHSEIDTLERVELLKNLRKGVFDVLVGINLLREGLDLPEVSLVAILDADKEGFLRNHRSLIQTIGRAARNVHGKAILYADRMTGSLSTAIEETARRRAKQLAYNETHGITPETVKRNLDDVMGEALAREFVNVPKVDQVAEEPLLYLSDTEFEKAIAKLEKEMRERATRMEFEEAAKLRDRIQHARRERLVSS; the protein is encoded by the coding sequence ATGCCGAAAGCCCTGCCCTTCAAGCTCGTCTCGCCCTACGCACCCGCGGGGGACCAGCCCGAGGCCATCGCCCAGCTGGTGGCGGGCATCGAAGCCGGAGAGCGCTGCCAGACCCTCCTGGGCGTGACCGGTTCCGGCAAGACCTTCGCCATGGCCTCCACCATCGCGAGGCTCAACCGCCCCGCCCTCATCTTCGCCCCCAACAAGACCTTGGCGGCCCAGCTCTTCAGCGAGTTCAAGCAGTTCTTCCCCGAGAACGCCGTCGAGTACTTCGTCAGCTACTACGACTACTACCAGCCCGAGGCCTACGTCCCCGAGCGGGACCTCTTCATCGAGAAGGACGCCAAGGTCAACGACGAGCTGGAGAAGCTCCGGCTCAATGCCACCCGCTGCCTCCTGGAGCGCCGGGACACCATCGTGGTGGCCTCCGTGAGCTGCATCTACGGCCTGGGCGACCCCAGCAGCTACCTGAACCTCTCGGTGTCCATGGCCGTGGGCGACACCCTGGACCGCGGGATCCTGCTCCGGAATCTCGTAGCCATCCAGTACGCCCGCAACCAGATGAGCTTCGAGCCCGGGGTCTTCCGGGTGCGGGGCGACGTGGTGGAGGTCTACCCCGCCTACGAGGACGTGGCCTACCGCATCGAACTCTGGGGTGACGAGATCGAGCGCCTCTCCAAGATCGACCCCCTCACGGGCAAGGTGCTGGAGAAGCTGGACCAGCTCACCATCTGGCCCAAGTCCCACTACGTCACCCCCCAGGACAAGCTGGAGGTGGCCATCCGCCAGATCAAGGCAGAACTGGAGGAGCGGGAGAACCAGTACCGATCCGAGGGCCGCATTGTGGAGCTGCAGCGCCTGCACCAGCGCACCATCTACGACATCGAGATGATGAAGGAGATGGGCTACTGCTCGGGCATCGAGAACTACAGCCGCTTCCTGGACGGCCGCCAGCCCGGCGAGCCGCCTCACACCCTGCTGGACTACTTCCCCGAAGACTTCATCCTCTTCATGGATGAGAGCCACGTGGCCACGGGACAGCTCCACGGGATGTACAACGGCGACCGCAGCCGCAAGTCGACCCTCGTGGACTTCGGCTTCCGCCTCCCCGCTGCCCTGGACAACCGCCCCCTGAAGTTCGAGGAATTCGAGACCCGGGTGAACCAGGTCATCTACGTCAGCGCCACCCCCGGCAACTACGAGCTGGAGCAGTGCGGGGGCGTGGTGGTGGAACAGGTCGTGCGCCCCACGGGCCTGGTGGACCCCATCGTGGAGGTTCGCCCCGTGGGCAACCAGGTGGACGATCTCCTGGAGGAGATCCGGCAGGTGGTGGCACGGGATGAGCGCGTTCTGGTCACGGTGCTCACCAAGAAGCTGGCCGAGCAGCTGACCTCCTACTACCAGGAGCTGGGCGTCAAGGCCGAGTATCTCCACTCCGAGATCGACACCCTGGAGCGAGTGGAGCTCCTCAAGAACCTCCGCAAGGGGGTCTTCGATGTCCTGGTGGGCATCAACCTCCTGCGGGAGGGCCTGGACCTTCCGGAGGTCTCCCTGGTGGCCATCCTGGACGCCGACAAGGAGGGCTTCCTCCGCAACCATCGCTCCCTGATCCAGACCATCGGCCGTGCCGCCCGCAACGTCCACGGCAAGGCCATCCTCTACGCCGACCGGATGACCGGCTCCCTCAGCACCGCCATCGAGGAGACTGCCCGGCGCCGGGCCAAGCAGCTGGCCTACAACGAGACCCACGGCATCACCCCCGAGACCGTGAAGCGCAACCTGGACGATGTCATGGGCGAAGCCCTGGCGCGGGAGTTTGTCAACGTCCCCAAGGTGGACCAAGTCGCCGAGGAGCCCCTGCTCTACCTCAGCGACACCGAGTTCGAGAAGGCCATCGCCAAGCTGGAGAAGGAGATGCGGGAGCGGGCCACCCGCATGGAGTTCGAAGAGGCCGCCAAGCTGCGGGACCGGATCCAACATGCACGGCGGGAGCGGCTCGTCTCCAGCTGA